The genomic interval atattgttTTTGAACTGACTTTAAGTACTTACTTTTGctcataaattaaaattttttttctctagttaAAAAATGTCTATCGTCTTACTTCTGAGTATCTTGACTTATTTGCCATGGTTTCAGCCACCCAAAGACTTTATATGTAGATTGCAAGATGTTTATCTATGAAGTGTCTGTCACTCTAACACTGAGGTCATAATCTTTCTAATTTTTTGTAAGAAGTTTTATGTTGGGAAACTACAGACTTTGCAAAATAAATAGACATTTGTGTTTAATTTCATCAACAATTTACttcttccaaataaaataaaatacaacctTACCACATATTAAATGTACATAAATAGAGACCTAAATCCTAATGTATTCAACAAAGACCTGAGAATGTGCTATATACTAGAACATTCTAGGAAGATtatgttttatgttattttacaTCTAGGTCATTGTCAATTTAATCAGTTCATTGTTATATCATGAGtcagaaagttgctcagtcctgtcgactctttgtgacccatggactatacatacagtccatggcattctccaggccagaatactggagtgggtagctgttcccttctccagaggatcttcccaactcagtaattaaaccaggtctcctgcattgaaggcagattctttaccagctgaaccacaaagaAAACCCTTGTTATTGTTATCATATTTCTTACACAATTATTTTTCATCAGTCCATTCAATTTTGTTTGCTAAACTTGTCTTGAAACCATACTATTTAACctggtttcattctccttctccttttcccaacttttcatcttttttaaattcatttttgtacAAGTGCATATATAGTCACACACGGTTAAAATACAAACTTGAACATAACAGGTGTTATGTTGCTTGGACTCTGTGTTCATTGAGAAGATGAGTACAAGGAAAGAGATGTATGAATAACACGATGTCTCAGATAACTAATATGAAGAATGTTACTCAGAGAGAAGGTTGGAATCATCATAACATGTATATCTTATGTATATGGACTGTGGAGGTCACTGATGGTTGGGCAAACTAGGACCAAAGTGTGTGTACaagaattaagagaaaaatgaTGACAATCCAAGGATAGCAAAGAGAAGGGGCTACatatgaaaagagagaaagaggattgCCTAGTCTGCTATTGGACCATATAAaaacaattaaacaaaaaaatataaaataggcaCAGGAAAAACAGGTTTTGCTGCCTCATCTTAAAGATGGGCTTTgccggtggcgctagtggtaaagaacccgcctgccaatgtgggagacatgagttgtgggttcgatccctgggtcaggaagatcccctggaggaggaaatggcaacccactccagtacttaaTAAGGGTAGTTAGGGGTGAAAAAGACATGGAAGTTACACAGCATAGGAAGGAAATTCTACTGGGTGTGTGTTTTCATGCCTTGTGAAGTGTGGTAAGTCTTCCAAGCAGGAGTTCTGAGCCCATACATTCCAAGGTGAATCTTATAACAGAGTTCTAAACTCAACTGACAGAAGAGATTCATTAGTACTTACAAGCCAACTTTGCAACAATTTTCTAAAGTtctaaaaatacataatatatgtaaCGGACTCCTTGATATTTGATGTTTCAGCAGCAGTGGGGAGGCCACCTTCCTCCTCAGCATCCTATGACATCATCTCTCCTCACTCTCCCTCCTGCCCATTACCTTTCCCATACTGAACATCTTAAAGAAGTACCTCTTTTTACACAGCTATTCTCCCTGTCTGGCACACATTTCATCTGATGTGTTCATGGAAATGTCACCTTGTTTTTCAAGTTTTCAAGTCTTAGCATGAATATCCATAAAAAATAGCACCCCCTCTTTACTCATTCTGTTATACctgctttcattttcctcatagcaTCTGTCACGATCCGAAAAGCTGTAAAtaactttttctccttttaattctCTGGATTTTTCTCTGTAAATGGATTGTaagagcttttatttttcagcacCCCATACTCATTGCCTAGACAGTACCTGGAACATTGTCAGCACACAATTTAAATGccctgaaaaaatgaaagaatttctcCTTAAATATGAGAAATATCTGACTTGCCAGGGAAAATGCTGAAAGTCGAACAAGCTTGCTAATTAAAGATGATATAAGAAATTCCACCAAGGGGATTGAATTCATGAacaaatttttgaaattaatatgaTAGGCAATTATAAATGGCAGCCCTTCAACAATGTGAGTGACAACTAATTGTGTAAAAATGGGTCATgctattttcctctttcctcatAGTTACCCTCAGCCCATGGTACCAAGGAATCTAACACATGTTTCagaatttcttcttctgggattttcAGAGGAACCAGAACTGCAGCCCCTCTTATTCGGACCTTTCTTCTCCATGTACCTGATCACTGTGTTTGGAAACCTACTCATCATCCTGGCCGTCAGCTCagactcccacctccacacccccatgtacttcttcctctccaacctgtcTTTTGTAGACATCTGTATCACCTCCACCATCATCCCAAAGATGCTGTGGAACATCCAGACACAGAGCCAAGTAATATCCCATGAAGGCTGCATGATTCAGATGTATTTTTTCATGCTGTTTGCAGGGTTGGATGACTTCCTCCTgacagtgatggcctatgaccgctttgtggccatctgccacccccttcACTACACGGTCATCATGAACCCACACCGCTGTGGAATTCTGGTTTTGGTTAGCTGGTTCATCAGTGCCCTACATTCCTTGTTAGAAACCTTAATGGTATTGACGCTGTTCTTCTGCAGAGAGGTGAAAATCCCTCACTATTTCTGTGAACTCAAACAGTTGATTCAACTTGCGTGTTCCAGCAACTTTCTTAATGAACTGGTGATGAATTTTGGAGCTGTGATTCTGGGTGGTGTTCCCCTTGCAGGTATCCTTTACACTTACTGTAAGATAGCTTCCTCAATATGTAGAATCTCATCAGCTCAGGGGAAGTGTAAAGCATTCTCCACCTGTGCATCACACCTCTCGGTCGTCTCCTTATTTTACTGTACATGCCTAGGTGTGTACCTTAGCTCTGCTGCTCCCCACAGCTCACACTCAAGTGCAACAGCCTCAGTGATGTACACAGTGGTcacacccatgctgaaccccttcatctacagtCTGAGGAACAAGGACATTAAGAGAGCTCTGAGAGCATTCTTTCAAATATCAGCTATAAAAAAAGGTAATTCACCTGGGCTGAAGAAAGGCCCCAGAATCATAAATTGCTAATCTTTGATCAGATTCTTTGATCAGATTCTTTGATCAGGCTGTGGAAGTTGAACTTGCTCTTTCAATTTATTTcctggaattttccttttttgactTCAGTTTCTCCATACGATTTATATAACTCAGTTAAGGCTTGTGATATTTCtcataattcaattttttttcattttatgattttcCCAGTTTCTCAGATTTATTCTCAGCCTTGGATCTGGATAATTTGGGAATTAATCAGTTTTTTCATATAACTAGATGAGTTTCTTAAAGCTgtatgcatactaagtcactttagtcaagtccaactctttgtgaccctatggactatagcctgccaggctcctctgtccatggaattctccaggcaagaatactggagtggattgctgtgcttTCCTCCATGGGCTATTActgacccaaggatctaacctgcatctcttatgtctaacctgcaggttctttaccactagcaccaactgagAAATccttcttaaaataatttattctcaTGCATGGAACTTGCTCTGGTCATCTGTTttccatatggtaatatacatgtttcaatggggagggaggtgggaagggtttcaggatggggggacatatTGCACccgtggctggttcatgttgatgtatggcaaaagccatcacaattttgcaaagtaattatactccaactaaaattaattaattaaaaaagaaaaaaaatctcaaataagaaCATATAGCATCAatcacttttttttgttgtttgtataATGAATAGTCATGAATTGTAGTTCTGCTATGAAAAATAACTAGTCTAAGCATTCATGCCCATTCATGTATTTGTAAAGATTAAAATCTCAGACCACacatttgatttttgtttgtatcatttctttgtaTATAACTACTTTAACTCTTTTTCATGATATTCTAGACTTATAAAATTTAGTGTCATGTGTAATgtgcaatttaatttttttctcctcattaAGTTCCTATTATTTCGTTCGCCTCAGTGTCTTCAATCCTgccatgtgtgtacatgcatgctcagttgcttcatttgtgtccgactctttgtgactctatggactgtggtctgccatgctcctctgtccatggaattttccaggcaagaatactacagtgggttgccattcctacctccaggggatcttcaggacccaaggatcgaacctgtgtctcctgggtctgtggcattgcaagcagattcttcacccactgaaccacctgggaagccccatccctACCATAGTCAATGGGAAAAATAGATGATCAAATGCATGTATCCATGTGGTATCCCCAAGGCAATGCACTTTTTGaacttttttcctgatttttaaatctgaagtagagttgattgacaatgtcttatttatttcaggtgcatagcacactgattcagtatttttacagattatatttcactaaaatttaataaaagataaTGTCTATAATTGCCTGTGTGAcaaaatatatccttgttgcttgcCTATACAGTAGTTTTGATCTCTTTTTCCCATACTGCTAATTTGCTTATACCCCATTCTCTTTCCAGTCTGGTAACTTTGAGTTTgtgttctgtatctgtgagtatgtttctgctttgcatatactctcattgtattatttttaagattctgtaTGATCATTTACCATACATCATAAGTTATATCATacactatttttttctctctctgacttatttcactaaacataataatagctaggtccatccacatggcTTCAAacagcagaatttcattctttttaatgtctgagtaacatttcattatttatacatattaatgtttttttttttttatttgtggcATACATTCTTTATATACttgtctattgatggacatttgagttgcttccatattttggctattgtaaacagtgctgcagtgaacattagggtgcatgcatcttttcaaatttgtgcttttatattttgggggGATATATTCCCAAGAGTAGTTTCCAGGGTCAaataatagttctatttttaggccATTGAGAAACCTccctactattttccatagtgaatgagtgagtgactgagtgaaggtcactcagtcatgtctgattctttgcaaccctgtggactatacagtccttggaattctccaagccagaatactggagtgggtagcttttcctttttccagggaatcttcccaatccagcgatcgaacccaggtctcccacattgcaggcaaattctttaccagctgagccacaagggaagcccaagaatactgaagtgggtagcctatcccttctgcagcagatcttcccaacccaggaatcaaaccacagtctcctgcattgcaggcggattctttaccaagtgagctatgagggaagcccattttccttagtggctgtatcagtttacaatCCCAACTGTATCAATGGACAGATGGTCCAAACAGAAAACCAATAAGGCAATAGTTGTCTTAGATGACATCAGTCACTTAAATAAACCAGTTGGATAATAGGTAACACAAATTTGTATAAACATTTGACATAAAGAATGTGACCTCTCCTTTCCAGAGAGGATATATGTTTGCTTATGGCCCATTCatggtgatgtatggcagaggccatcacaatattgtgaaaTACGATATAGCAAAGCCTTAAAATGTACTTTATATTTCTAGGCTAAATATTGTTTTACATGTTATACTCCAACTCCTTAAATTATGGAAAGTCAATATTCAAGTGAGCGGAGGTCTATATGTTGAAGTGAAGGAGTCGATGGCCTATTTTATGTGCTTTTATTAGATTATTTTCTGGTTTCTGGCTGAAAACTTAGAGTGCTGCCTATTCATGAATTCTGCTGCTGCCCTAAAGAAATATCGTCCTAAGTTAGTCATAATACTAACTTAGGAGAAATGCATGTACATTACAAATAAGAACTATTTTATGTCCTCTCTATGATAAAGAATCTCTTCAGTCTTTATGATGAAAGGGAGACTCACAAGAACAATTGAATTCCTGTCTAGTCCTGTGTTTCAGGGTCGCAAGTTTTTCTCCACaaacattcattttctttcaaactCCCCTGGTTATCTGGAAGGGGACCTTAATGGAGTTACATTTTAATAATGAGATCTAAATTAAACTTGGATAACAAAATGGTCATTAATGTTGTCTTGATAGCAAATCAAACATCAAAAGTAAGAAACATCAAGTTATTTTAATTGTCTTCACTTCTGCTCATTTGGGTTGTTTTATCAGTAAGCTCTTGTTGCATAAcaagccattcttttttttaaaaaagtattttattgaagtatagttgatttacaatgttgggtcaatttctgctatacagtgaagtgattcagttacacacatatatgctttatttttatatcctttttcattatgctttatcacaggatattgaatatagttcctgtgctatacagtaggaccttgctgtttattcaTGCTAAATATAATAacttgtatctgttaatcccaaactttcaatacaccctcccccctccccacactccctctcccttggcaactgcaagtctgttctctgtgtctgtgaatctgtttctgtttcagagACAAGgacatttgtgtcatattttagattccacatataagtgataccatatggtgGTCACAACAAGCCATTATGAAAGCAAACAATCTGACATGTTTTGCTACCATGAAATTATATGGTGATCTTTTTTCTGTTGCAATAAGAATTGTTTACCTCAAAATTTTCTTGTGCCTGAGGTAGACCTGTATTGCCAAATATTTCTATCTTAGTTTAGTTTTAGTATATCTCATAGATTTAAGtatgtgatatttttattttcatttgtcttcaggTGATTCTCTATTCTTCCTTTGGTATTTTTATTGACCTAATAGTTGTTCAGTAGCATGTGTTTCAGTTTTCAGAGAGCTCTGTTTTTTGTTTCcaactttcttcttttatttgatttctaatttcatatcCTAGTGATCAGAAGAGAAGCTTGATGTGATTCAAAGCTTCCTAAATTTATTGAGGCTAGTTTTGTGAGGCCCCAAAACGAGGCATGTTTTGTGAGGCCCCAAAACATGGCCTATTCTTCAGaatgtcccatgtgcacttgagaaaaatgtatattcttctGTATTAGGATGCAATgttctatataaatatatcaaatgcATCTGGCCTTATATTTAATTTAGCTGATACTTATTTTTTGACTCTCTGGCTGGATGATATTTATTCATATATCAAGATTGTTAAAGTCATGggctattactgtgttactgtcaattacTCCCTTTAGGTCTGTTAACTATTGTTTTATATGGTTGGTGCTGCTAAGTTAggtgcttgaaaaaaaaaattatgtgttttTGATGAACTGTCCCCTGTAGCATTATATTCTGTCcatttttgtctttgatttcCCCTTTTGtctttaaatcaattttttctAATATGATTATGGCTACATCTTTtatgttgccatttgctttgggTATCCTTCTCCGTCACTTAATTTTAAATCTATGTCTTTAGACATGAAGAGTCTCTTGGGTTTAGTTTGTATGTGGGTCTTGTATTTTTGTCCATCCAGACACTCTGTTTTTTTTGATAGGTGCATTCAGCACATTTAGAATTATTATTGACAGATGAAGATATAGTACTactattttatcttttctattctGGCTATTCTATTCCCCACCCTCCTTTTTCCTGAGTTTCTGTCTGCCATTTAAATTAGGCCATTTTTCTATGATTTGTTTTAATCAGCTTCCCCTTTTTTGATGTTTTGAGTCATTAGTCTAGATTTATGTTTTGTGATTACCATGGATTTGTGGCAAACAATTCATAGGTAAAAATAGTCCTTTTCCCACTGATAGCATCTCATTTTTGTTGCACATGTGGGTTCCTTAGTTTTCCTCTTCCCATTTTGTGTTTTAGTTGCCTTTTTATGTTGTGAGCTTGTTACCCAATTGAAGTAGCCAtaattgttttctgctttttgtcCTCTTTGCACACGAAACTATAAtaaggtattttaaaattctattctggtagtattttatgattttatgacTCTGTCTATTTGTCACCTTATTCAAAGGTTTGtgtgtttttgccttttttgtttcATGGTGAAGAGCTTCTTTCTACATTTCTTGTAGGTTATGTCTAGTGTTGCTAAACTCCCTTAGCATTTGTTTGTATGATAAAGTATTTCACCTTCATATCTTAATGATAATTTTTATGGATCAAATATTTTGGGGTgaaagtttttctctttcagaattttgagaATGCCATTCCACTCCCTCCTGGCTTGTAGGATTTCTGCTGTGAAATCTTCTTTGAGTCTACTGAGTGTTTCATGAAGGCTACCATCCTGCTTTCTCTGTCTCAGcctctaaattattttttgttaatgatttttgacaactttaatATGATGTGTCCTGGGGAAGGTCTTTGTGCATTGAGGTAATTAGATggtcttgactatatggactcatatatccaattctttgcccAAGTTTGGTAACTTCTCAGTGTTATTTATCTGAATAAACTCtctacacttttcttttttctcttctctttttcagacactCATTACCTTAAAGTGGCCCTTCTTTAAAGAGTCAGTTACCTCTCCTTGAATATCCTCATTTTTTAAtatctcatttctctttcttcttctactTGTATCATGTCTAGTTTTCCATCTTTAAACTCACTAACTCTGTCCTGTTTCCAGTGATTTCTAATGCATTCCTCATCTGGCTTCTTGTTTGCCTTTCAGCTCTAGAATATCTGTTTACTTTTATCTTAAAGTTTCAGTATTTTGGAAAGCATTCCTTCTGGTCATTAATTTTATTCCTGGGTTCATTCAGCTTCCTTTCTCAGTTTCCCTGAATTAAGTTTCTTCACGACAGTGTTGAAGCTTGGCTGCTGGGCAGTTGTTGCTTTCTTTCTGTGGTGGTGTATCTGTGGTTCTTTCTCTGATGTGCTGTTCCTCTCAGGTGGTGCCTTTGAAGAAGGGAGcagttttccctttccttcttctaaaTTAGAAATGCGTTGCTTTTTTAATCCACTAGGTggcataactttttcttttttcccttggttTTTCAACCTTCCTACCTGAGCTGCCCTTGATTATCATTTGAAAGTATGCACTTTCCAAACTCTGTCAAAGATGTTCTCTTTCATCCTAATTATAGTCTCCTGTGCCTCTTGGATTGTTGACACCTTGCTTGCTGCCACTGTTACCAATATGGTTCCCGGGCCACAGGGATGCAGGCTTTTCTATTGGACCTAAGAAATCCTGAGTCACAGACTCTGTCACCCACTTGTAGGTAGTTGGTTTCCCCTGTATGTCCTCACCTTAAAAGTACAGGTttgatcaatgaatatagtaaagttgcaggatataaaattaacacacagaaatcccttgcattcctatatactaacaatgaaaaaacagaaagagaaattaaggaaacaataccattcaccaatgcaacaaaaagaataaaatacttaggagtatatctacctaaagaaacaaaagacctatacatagaaaactataaaacactgatgaaagaaatcaaagaggacacaaacagatggagaaacataccatactcatggattggaagaatcaatattgtcaaaatggctattctgcccaaagcaatctatagattcaatgcaatccctatcaagcaaccaatggtatttttcacagaactagaccaaagaatttcacaatttgtatggaaatacaaaaaacctcgaatagccaaagtaatcttgagaaagaagaatggaactggaggaatcaacctgcctgacttcagactctactacaaagccacagtcatcaagacagtatgatactggcacaaagacagaaatatagatcaatggaacagaatagaaagcccagagataaatccacgaacctatggacaccttatctttgacaaaggaggcaaggatatacaatggaaaaaagacaacctctttaacaagtggtgctgggaaaactggtcaaccacttgtaaaagaatgaaactagaacactttctaacaccatacacaaaaataaactcaaaatggattaaagatctaaatgtaagaccagaaactataaaactcctagaggagaacataggcaaaacactctccaacataaatcacagcaagatcctctctgatccacctcccagaatattggaaataaaagcaaaaatacacaaatgggacctaatgaaacttaaaagcttttgcactacaaaggaaactataagtaaggtgaaaagacagccctcagattgggagaaaataatagcaaatgaagaaacagacaaaggattaatctcaaaaatatacaagcaactcttgcagctcaattccagaaaagtaaatgacccaatcaaaaaatgggccaaagaactgaatagacatttctccaaagaagacatacagatggctaacaaacacatgaaaagatgctcaacatcactcattatcagagaaatgcaaatcaaaaccacaatg from Dama dama isolate Ldn47 chromosome 9, ASM3311817v1, whole genome shotgun sequence carries:
- the LOC133061599 gene encoding olfactory receptor-like protein OLF4, whose translation is MVPRNLTHVSEFLLLGFSEEPELQPLLFGPFFSMYLITVFGNLLIILAVSSDSHLHTPMYFFLSNLSFVDICITSTIIPKMLWNIQTQSQVISHEGCMIQMYFFMLFAGLDDFLLTVMAYDRFVAICHPLHYTVIMNPHRCGILVLVSWFISALHSLLETLMVLTLFFCREVKIPHYFCELKQLIQLACSSNFLNELVMNFGAVILGGVPLAGILYTYCKIASSICRISSAQGKCKAFSTCASHLSVVSLFYCTCLGVYLSSAAPHSSHSSATASVMYTVVTPMLNPFIYSLRNKDIKRALRAFFQISAIKKGNSPGLKKGPRIINC